From Quercus lobata isolate SW786 chromosome 1, ValleyOak3.0 Primary Assembly, whole genome shotgun sequence, one genomic window encodes:
- the LOC115992868 gene encoding uncharacterized CRM domain-containing protein At3g25440, chloroplastic-like codes for MAKVLFRNLRRASSLLRFSLPLRSNFEAQESIFTITKHFLPLNQTSPSWAFRNLSHGSVNLVISQGKPKFETHEVDPPKKHKWQTKKRLKMQRKKEKQKRKSANKRDPRYLGVKGKKKQKFANAEERIKYKLEKAKIKEAMLIERLKRYEVPQAQGPVVKPHELTGEERFYMKKMAQKRSNYVPIGRRGIFGGVILNMHMHWKKHETVKVICNSCKPGQAQEYAQEIARLSGGIPIQIIGDDVIIFYRGKDYVQPEVMSPIDTLSKKRALEKSKYEQSLESVRRFIAIADKELELYYRHIALYGDPNDRNPISILDEPRKDYKKSGKYEKKSLDSTSDCFHTALSDTEADSTEVSESEDEDLSTSESYSNNDSIFYSNDEEKEPSSSMLEESSNTILGSPPMFENKYDSDNQNFLREHIIDMKN; via the exons ATGGCAAAGGTTTTGTTTCGTAATCTTCGTAGAGCTTCTTCACTTCTCAGATTCTCACTTCCTCTCAG GTCAAATTTCGAAGCCCAGGAATCGATTTTCACAATAACCAAGCACTTTCTACCACTCAACCAAACAAGCCCTTCGTGGGCTTTCAGAAACTTGAGCCATGGTTCGGTGAATCTTGTGATATCACAAGGAAAGCCTAAGTTTGAAACACATGAGGTGGATCCTCCCAAGAAGCACAAATGGCAGACCAAGAAGAGGCTGAAGATGCAGAGGAAGAAGGAGAAGCAGAAGAGAAAATCAGCCAATAAGAGGGACCCACGTTATCTCGGTGTCAAGgggaagaagaagcagaagttTGCAAATGCCGAGGAGAGAATTAAGTACAAGCTTGAAAAG GCCAAAATTAAGGAAGCTATGCTGATTGAAAGACTGAAGCGTTATGAAGTTCCCCAAGCTCAGGGTCCAGTGGTAAAGCCCCATGAGCTGACTGGGGAGGAGCggttttatatgaaaaaaatggcCCAAAAGAGGTCTAATTATGTGCCAATCGGTAGAAGAGGAATATTTGGAGGTGTTATTCTTAATATGCATATGCATTGGAAGAAACATGAAACTGTTAAGGTCATTTGCAATTCTTGTAAACCTGGGCAAGCGCAGGAGTATGCACAAGAAATTGCTAGATTGAGCGGTGGGATCCCTATTCAGATTATTGGAGATGACGTCATAATATTTTATCGAGGAAAAGACTATGTCCAGCCAGAAGTTATGTCGCCTATAGATACATTATCCAAGAAAAGG GCACTTGAAAAATCCAAGTATGAGCAATCACTTGAATCCGTGCGGCGCTTCATTGCTATTGCTGACAAGGAATTAGAGCTCTATTACAGGCACATTGCACTTTATGGTGACCCAAATGATAGGAATCCTATTTCCATCTTGGACGAGCCAAGAAAAGACTATAAGAAATCAGggaaatatgaaaagaaaagccTTGATTCAACTAGTGATTGCTTTCACACAGCCCTTTCAGATACAGAAGCAGATTCCACAGAGGTATCAGAAAGTGAAGATGAGGATTTATCTACAAGTGAATCATATTCTAATAATGACagcatattttattctaatgatgaagaaaaagagcCAAGCTCTTCTATGTTGGAAGAGAGCTCCAATACAATATTAGGTTCGCCACCAATGTTTGAGAATAAATATGATTCTGATAATCAAAATTTCCTAAGAGAACACATTATAgacatgaaaaattaa
- the LOC115992858 gene encoding protein FAR1-RELATED SEQUENCE 5-like: protein MEFSVDGNLNGEVDGNSAEVEDHRVNDENETGGSSVEGAFQQDQDDKMNQDFSGMDIVPNAIPSVSMIPSDEPYVGQEFESEASAHAFYNAYATRVGFIIRVSKLSRSRRDGSAIGRALVCNKEGYRMPDKREKIVRQRAETRVGCRAMILVRKVNSGKWVVTKFVKEHTHPLTPGKGRRDCIYDQYPNEHDKIRELSQQLAIEKKRAATYKRHLEMIFEHIDEHNESLSKKIQYIVDNVKEMETKEQQNQR, encoded by the exons a TGGAGTTTAGTGTTGATGGCAATCTTAATGGCGAGGTGGATGGAAATTCTGCTGAGGTGGAGGATCATAGGGTCAATGATGAAAATGAAACTGGTGGAAGTTCTGTTGAAGGGGCATTTCAACAGGATCAGGATGATAAAATGAATCAAGATTTTTCTGGAATGGATATAGTTCCTAATGCAATTCCTTCAGTATCAATGATTCCATCAGATGAGCCCTATGTGGGTCAGGAGTTCGAATCTGAAGCATCTGCACATGCATTTTATAATGCATATGCCACGCGTGTGGGTTTCATCATCCGTGTAAGCAAACTTTCACGATCAAGGCGTGATGGATCTGCTATTGGCCGGGCTCTAGTTTGTAACAAGGAGGGCTATAGAATGCCTGATAAGCGTGAAAAAATTGTGAGGCAAAGGGCGGAGACAAGAGTTGGTTGTAGGGCAATGATTTTGGTGAGGAAAGTAAATTCTGGTAAATGGGttgttacaaaatttgtaaAGGAGCATACTCATCCATTGACACCTGGAAAAGGTCGAAGGGATTGCATTTATGATCAATATCCG AACGAACATGATAAGATTCGGGAACTATCCCAGCAGCTGGCTATAGAGAAAAAGCGAGCTGCAACCTATAAAAGGCATCTAGAAATGATATTTGAGCACATTGACGAGCACAATGAGAGCCTATCAAAGAAGATCCAATACATAGTAGACAATGTCAAGGAGATGGAAACCAAAGAACAGCAAAACCAAAGATAG